Proteins co-encoded in one Bradyrhizobium sp. 170 genomic window:
- a CDS encoding PEPxxWA-CTERM sorting domain-containing protein, with amino-acid sequence MVGTIAKLSCAVLVVSAVPAKAVEVITNGDFQSGLTGWTSYTTANGTIAATPSLPGAPQPQNASVVSFNVTGSGASNALFLNAGKINPIYGSAPGEGGGVSQTFTTTGGLATFSADIAAYTRVNGLTAFGLMSVLLDGVVLDSFDFVGPGTSTTLRNTLDFTTNLTAGQHTIQLQATRIFAPGGGVTSQYFDNVSLDVLAPVPEPSTWAMLILGFVGVGFMAYRRRNGATLAA; translated from the coding sequence ATGGTTGGTACTATCGCAAAACTGTCTTGCGCTGTTCTTGTTGTGTCCGCCGTGCCAGCCAAAGCTGTCGAGGTGATCACGAACGGCGACTTTCAATCGGGTCTGACGGGATGGACCTCGTACACCACCGCGAACGGAACGATCGCGGCCACTCCGAGCCTGCCAGGCGCTCCGCAGCCGCAGAACGCCTCGGTCGTCTCTTTCAACGTGACGGGCTCCGGCGCCTCGAACGCGTTGTTCCTGAACGCAGGCAAGATCAATCCGATCTATGGTTCAGCTCCCGGGGAAGGTGGTGGTGTCTCGCAGACGTTCACGACGACGGGTGGTCTGGCGACATTCTCGGCCGATATTGCGGCATATACCCGCGTGAATGGTCTCACGGCGTTCGGATTGATGAGCGTCCTGCTGGATGGTGTGGTGTTGGATAGCTTTGACTTCGTCGGCCCTGGCACGTCGACGACACTGCGCAACACGCTGGACTTCACCACCAACCTTACGGCGGGCCAGCATACCATCCAGCTACAGGCCACGCGCATCTTCGCACCCGGTGGTGGCGTTACCTCACAGTACTTCGACAACGTATCGCTCGACGTGTTGGCGCCCGTTCCGGAGCCCTCAACCTGGGCGATGCTGATCCTTGGCTTCGTTGGGGTAGGTTTTATGGCTTATCGCCGTCGCAACGGCGCAACGCTCGCGGCCTGA
- the wecB gene encoding UDP-N-acetylglucosamine 2-epimerase (non-hydrolyzing), with product MHHPRREHFSHSTPVRTFVFVIGTRPEVIKVAPIIRRLREAEWATVRIVTSGQQSDLLDSTLAEFDLRPDFSIPHRSNCRTPAVLASLLIRRLDKYFGEVRPDCVLAQGDTTTAYASSIAAFYRKIAFVHVEAGLRTPSLDAPFPEEFHRRSIAVSTSLHCAPTSAAAQNLTRENISREKILVSGNTVIDSLLEVAASKPAPPADFPRLRTILLTAHRRENFGAPLRDVFTAIRAFVDLTPDVAVYFPVHPNPNARETAIEILSGHPRIKLVDPLGYRDIVAAIQNAWCVVTDSGGLQEEAPALGKPVLVLRDVTERPEAVASGVVELVGTSREAVFGALFELHKNSAKYTRMARPVFPYGDGHASKRIVEALYRQFVLPPQMRSAEIIQLHHAS from the coding sequence ATGCATCACCCTCGCAGAGAGCATTTCAGCCACTCAACGCCTGTCCGCACTTTTGTCTTTGTGATTGGGACCCGGCCTGAAGTCATCAAGGTGGCCCCCATCATCCGCCGCCTGCGCGAAGCCGAATGGGCGACCGTTCGGATCGTAACGTCCGGCCAGCAGAGCGATCTGCTCGACAGCACCCTTGCCGAATTCGACCTCCGTCCGGACTTCTCCATCCCGCATCGAAGCAATTGTCGCACGCCGGCGGTTCTCGCCAGCCTGCTCATTCGCCGCCTGGACAAATATTTCGGCGAGGTGCGGCCGGATTGCGTTCTGGCCCAGGGGGACACGACGACCGCCTATGCGTCGTCGATTGCGGCGTTCTACCGCAAGATCGCCTTTGTGCATGTCGAGGCCGGACTGCGCACGCCAAGCCTTGACGCGCCCTTCCCCGAGGAATTTCACCGCCGTTCGATCGCCGTATCCACGTCTCTCCACTGCGCGCCCACATCGGCCGCTGCGCAGAACCTGACGCGAGAGAACATTTCGCGGGAGAAGATCCTCGTTTCGGGAAACACGGTGATCGACTCGCTGCTCGAAGTCGCGGCTTCGAAGCCGGCGCCGCCCGCCGACTTTCCGAGGTTACGGACCATCCTCCTCACCGCGCATCGGCGCGAGAATTTTGGCGCGCCGCTGCGGGACGTGTTCACCGCGATCAGGGCCTTCGTCGATCTCACCCCCGACGTCGCCGTATATTTTCCGGTTCATCCCAATCCAAACGCGCGCGAAACGGCCATCGAGATTCTTTCGGGGCATCCCCGGATCAAGCTGGTCGACCCGTTGGGCTACCGCGACATTGTCGCTGCGATACAGAATGCCTGGTGCGTGGTGACCGACAGCGGCGGCCTTCAGGAAGAGGCGCCTGCGCTCGGCAAGCCCGTTCTGGTGTTGCGCGACGTAACCGAGCGGCCCGAGGCGGTGGCGTCAGGGGTTGTCGAGTTGGTCGGGACTTCTCGCGAGGCGGTATTCGGTGCCTTGTTCGAGTTGCACAAGAACAGCGCGAAATACACCCGCATGGCCCGCCCGGTATTTCCCTATGGCGATGGTCACGCCAGCAAGCGGATCGTCGAGGCGCTCTATCGACAATTCGTCCTGCCGCCGCAAATGCGCTCCGCCGAAATCATTCAGCTTCACCACGCATCCTGA
- a CDS encoding glycosyl transferase family protein encodes MTQAPSFIFQYLYVVEILMLIAGVIIAISSIDDLVVDLLYWSSRLMGTSDSKSRELPSVEILEQLPERPIAIMVPCWKEHDVIFSMLSSNSRLVRYQHAHYFVGVYLNDPLTQAEVRKAQGLYKNIHMVLVPHDGPTSKADCLNQTISDIFMFEAEQNIKFAGIVMHDSEDLIHPLELKLFNKLVDIYDFIQLPVYSFSRPITSMIAGLYMDEFAEMHTKDLEVRQRISGVIPCAGVSACFSREAIQHLNDQNHGEAFRTSSFTEDYDIAFRVSELGFNSAFIAYPASYAIDIDIDSGNPGILHRTLPVATREFFPSGLEAAYRQRARWLLGIVFQGSQEQGWKGSLGTKYFLARDRKGVITSPAVMLAYFALANLTVFELYRAVFDPEKQFVYTLLNQNWAVWMFFANFLFLVWRLFNRMTFTGMIYNVRHALMAAPRLVVGNFVNFFATWRAVRIYVSHRISGTALVWDKTSHSYPVHMGDLTLPRTAVAADGTGAAGNS; translated from the coding sequence ATGACACAAGCCCCCTCCTTCATCTTTCAATATCTCTATGTCGTCGAGATTCTGATGCTGATCGCTGGCGTGATCATCGCGATCTCCAGCATCGACGACCTCGTGGTGGACCTGCTGTACTGGAGCAGCAGGCTGATGGGCACGTCGGACAGCAAGTCCAGGGAATTGCCGAGCGTGGAGATTCTCGAGCAACTGCCCGAGCGCCCCATCGCCATCATGGTGCCGTGCTGGAAGGAGCACGACGTCATTTTTTCGATGCTCTCATCGAACTCCCGGCTCGTGCGCTACCAGCACGCGCATTACTTCGTCGGCGTCTATCTGAATGATCCCCTCACCCAGGCCGAGGTGCGCAAGGCGCAGGGGCTGTACAAGAACATCCATATGGTGCTGGTTCCGCACGATGGCCCGACCAGCAAGGCCGATTGCCTGAACCAGACGATCTCTGACATCTTCATGTTCGAGGCCGAGCAGAACATTAAGTTTGCGGGAATCGTGATGCACGATTCCGAGGACCTCATTCACCCGCTGGAGCTCAAGCTCTTCAACAAGCTGGTCGACATCTACGACTTCATTCAGTTGCCGGTCTACTCGTTCTCCCGGCCGATCACTTCGATGATCGCGGGCCTCTATATGGATGAGTTCGCCGAGATGCACACCAAGGACCTCGAGGTCCGGCAGCGGATCAGCGGCGTCATTCCCTGCGCCGGCGTCTCCGCATGCTTCAGCCGGGAGGCGATCCAGCATCTCAACGATCAGAACCACGGCGAGGCTTTCCGCACGTCATCGTTCACGGAAGACTATGACATCGCGTTTCGTGTCTCTGAACTCGGGTTCAATTCCGCGTTTATCGCCTATCCGGCCAGCTACGCGATCGACATCGATATCGACAGCGGCAACCCAGGCATTCTCCACCGGACCCTTCCGGTGGCGACCCGCGAGTTCTTTCCGTCAGGCCTCGAGGCCGCCTATCGCCAGCGCGCGCGCTGGCTGCTCGGCATCGTATTCCAGGGCTCCCAGGAGCAAGGCTGGAAAGGCTCTCTCGGGACCAAGTACTTTCTGGCGCGAGACAGAAAGGGCGTGATCACCAGCCCGGCGGTCATGCTCGCCTATTTTGCGCTCGCCAATCTGACCGTGTTCGAACTCTATAGGGCGGTTTTCGATCCCGAAAAGCAGTTTGTTTATACCCTGCTGAACCAGAACTGGGCGGTCTGGATGTTTTTCGCAAACTTCCTGTTTCTGGTCTGGCGCCTGTTCAACCGAATGACGTTCACAGGCATGATCTACAATGTGCGTCATGCCCTGATGGCCGCGCCGAGGCTTGTCGTTGGCAATTTCGTCAACTTCTTCGCAACGTGGCGCGCCGTGCGCATCTACGTCAGCCACCGGATATCCGGCACGGCCCTCGTTTGGGACAAGACGTCCCACTCCTACCCCGTTCACATGGGCGACCTCACCTTGCCGCGAACGGCGGTGGCCGCCGATGGCACGGGAGCAGCGGGGAACAGCTAA
- a CDS encoding PEPxxWA-CTERM sorting domain-containing protein yields the protein MRKLLAPLCALAALVALSDSARAVVVTASSGPFSAGNSNTNNDITFDGLATPNTFAGTSIQWGAAPASLGGIAFSGTAIIAKNAAGTAAGISATPAGDTTNYMSILGGKSETLTFSGAQNKFGLFWGSIDSYNSVAFYLGSSATPFLTLFGNNLNAVPALGFNGDQSGALTNAYVTFTGLSFDKIVLASSSNSFEFDNISYGNVGPVPEPSTWAMMILGFAGVGYMTYRRKRQATALA from the coding sequence ATGCGAAAATTGCTTGCACCGCTCTGCGCGCTCGCCGCCCTTGTCGCCTTGAGCGATAGCGCCCGTGCCGTGGTCGTCACGGCATCCAGCGGCCCATTCAGCGCCGGCAATTCCAATACCAACAACGACATTACGTTCGACGGCCTCGCCACGCCGAACACGTTTGCCGGCACCAGCATCCAGTGGGGCGCTGCGCCGGCTTCGCTTGGCGGCATCGCCTTCTCGGGTACGGCCATCATCGCCAAGAATGCCGCGGGAACGGCGGCGGGTATCTCGGCGACGCCGGCGGGAGACACCACAAACTACATGTCCATTCTGGGTGGCAAGTCCGAGACGCTGACGTTCTCGGGAGCCCAGAACAAGTTCGGTCTGTTTTGGGGATCGATCGATTCCTACAACAGCGTCGCATTCTATCTGGGAAGCAGCGCCACGCCGTTCCTGACGCTTTTTGGGAACAACCTCAACGCAGTGCCCGCGCTTGGATTTAACGGCGACCAGTCGGGCGCTCTGACGAACGCTTATGTCACGTTCACCGGCCTGAGCTTCGACAAGATCGTTCTCGCATCGTCGAGCAATTCATTCGAATTCGACAACATCTCCTACGGCAATGTTGGACCCGTGCCGGAGCCCTCGACCTGGGCCATGATGATCCTTGGCTTTGCCGGTGTCGGCTACATGACCTATCGGCGGAAGCGCCAAGCGACTGCTCTGGCCTAA
- a CDS encoding H-NS histone family protein, translating into MKDDKLRQMSLDDLWDLHERIGAILSDKIEDEKKKLEQQLNQLASRVAELSSPSPERRPYPKVEAKYRNPDNPSETWSGRGKTPRWLAKLIASGRKLDEFRIQ; encoded by the coding sequence ATGAAAGACGACAAACTAAGGCAAATGTCGCTCGACGACCTCTGGGATCTGCACGAAAGAATCGGCGCGATCCTGAGTGACAAGATTGAGGACGAGAAGAAGAAACTTGAACAGCAGCTCAATCAGCTGGCCAGCAGGGTTGCGGAATTGTCGTCGCCAAGTCCGGAGCGCCGGCCATACCCGAAGGTAGAGGCCAAGTATCGAAACCCGGACAACCCGTCAGAGACGTGGTCGGGGCGAGGCAAAACCCCGCGCTGGCTGGCCAAACTGATTGCGAGTGGAAGAAAGCTCGATGAGTTCAGGATCCAGTAG
- the acdA gene encoding 3-sulfinopropanoyl-CoA desulfinase has product MDMKLSPEQLKLRSAARELAEAEFAPKAAEIDRTEAYPFDNVAALKAAGFMGYTIPKSHGGRGGSYFEAALIIEEMARVCGATGRITVEANMGAISAVMQYGTEKQKRLGADLVLSGDKPAICITEPEAGSAATEMTTRADKHGNTYVIQGKKHWITGGGVSKLHLIFARVFDERGEEQGIGGFLALGGTPGLIIGKREPAMGLRGIPETEIIFENLEVQEDMLVLPPRGLRRGFADLIDAYNSQRVGAGTVALGLAQGAFEKAMTFVKERKQFGRPIAEFQGLQWMLADMAVALNAARLSLHQAALSADPFPDPLLAAQAKIIASETANTVTNQALQLFGARGYSRDYPLERMVRDARMFTIAGGTAQVLRTLVASRILDTKIPQTRNGYLEAVQAPSLAAK; this is encoded by the coding sequence ATGGATATGAAACTTTCGCCTGAGCAACTGAAGCTCCGCAGCGCTGCGCGTGAATTGGCCGAAGCCGAATTCGCGCCGAAGGCAGCGGAGATCGATCGAACCGAGGCCTACCCTTTCGACAACGTAGCCGCTCTGAAGGCCGCGGGCTTCATGGGCTATACGATTCCTAAATCCCACGGCGGTCGGGGAGGAAGTTACTTCGAGGCTGCCCTGATCATCGAGGAAATGGCGCGGGTATGCGGGGCGACGGGGCGCATTACGGTCGAGGCCAACATGGGTGCCATCTCCGCGGTCATGCAGTATGGCACCGAAAAGCAGAAGCGGCTGGGAGCCGATCTCGTTCTTTCCGGCGACAAGCCGGCGATTTGCATCACCGAACCGGAAGCCGGATCGGCGGCGACCGAGATGACGACGCGTGCAGACAAGCACGGCAACACCTACGTTATCCAAGGCAAGAAGCACTGGATTACGGGCGGCGGGGTCTCAAAACTCCATCTGATCTTCGCCCGCGTATTCGACGAGCGGGGCGAGGAGCAGGGGATCGGCGGCTTCCTCGCGCTTGGGGGGACTCCCGGTCTGATCATCGGCAAACGCGAGCCCGCAATGGGCCTCCGTGGCATCCCCGAAACGGAGATCATCTTCGAAAATCTTGAAGTCCAGGAGGATATGCTGGTGCTGCCGCCGCGCGGGCTTCGGCGCGGATTTGCGGACCTCATCGATGCCTATAACAGCCAGCGGGTCGGCGCCGGAACAGTCGCGCTCGGGCTCGCGCAGGGTGCGTTTGAGAAGGCCATGACCTTCGTGAAAGAACGCAAGCAGTTCGGACGCCCGATCGCTGAATTCCAGGGGCTGCAGTGGATGCTGGCCGACATGGCGGTGGCGCTCAATGCCGCGCGGCTGTCGCTGCATCAGGCTGCCCTTAGCGCCGATCCTTTTCCGGATCCTCTTCTCGCGGCGCAGGCAAAGATCATCGCGTCCGAGACGGCCAACACGGTCACGAACCAGGCGCTGCAACTGTTCGGCGCCAGAGGCTACTCGCGGGATTATCCGCTCGAACGGATGGTTCGGGATGCCCGCATGTTCACGATTGCCGGCGGCACGGCGCAGGTGCTGAGGACGCTGGTGGCGTCGAGGATTCTCGACACAAAAATCCCGCAGACCCGCAATGGATATTTAGAGGCGGTTCAGGCTCCATCCCTCGCGGCGAAGTAA
- a CDS encoding nitroreductase family protein: protein MSNSKTPLVDRFGPDAADVEFGGDAPSLLGKLAARGSVRKFRSDPIPYLTLRRLCALALCAPTKSDLQQRDIIIIDAPSLKSQIGALLADGPLGQKWLADVPNLLIFCGNNRRQRRIHTLRDRHFANDHLDAFFNAAVDAAIALSAFVIAAEAEGLGVCPVSAVRNHADALSRS from the coding sequence ATGTCCAATTCAAAAACCCCGCTCGTCGATCGTTTCGGTCCTGACGCTGCGGATGTGGAATTCGGCGGCGACGCCCCTTCCCTCCTCGGTAAGTTGGCGGCTCGTGGCTCGGTACGAAAATTCCGGTCCGATCCCATTCCGTACCTGACGTTGCGGCGGCTATGTGCCCTGGCGCTATGCGCTCCGACCAAAAGCGATCTCCAGCAGCGCGACATCATCATCATCGACGCGCCGTCCCTGAAATCACAGATCGGAGCATTGTTAGCAGACGGGCCGCTAGGTCAGAAATGGCTTGCAGACGTCCCTAACCTTCTCATCTTCTGCGGCAATAATCGGCGACAGCGTCGAATCCACACATTGCGCGACAGGCATTTCGCCAACGATCATCTCGATGCCTTCTTCAATGCCGCTGTCGATGCGGCGATCGCCCTGTCCGCGTTCGTGATTGCAGCCGAGGCTGAAGGCCTGGGTGTCTGTCCGGTCAGCGCGGTTCGCAATCACGCCGACGCGCTGTCGCGCTCCTGA
- a CDS encoding putative sulfate exporter family transporter — MPQDEEFSAPGNGPANSFSRLAALIPGVLLCIVVAGVSAALEIAERRLFAHPYVEALVLAILLGMAVRSFWNPSERWQAGIAFSAKQLLEVAVMLLGASISFAAIAASGAALLGAIAATVVVTLGLSFGVGRMLDLSTRLSILIACGNSICGNSAIAAVAPVIGADGDEIASSISFTAILGVMMVLGLPLLIPLLQLSATQYGILAGLTVYAVPQVLAATVPAGLVSTQIGTLVKLMRVLMLGPIVVGLSLLAPRLRGGAHGKTTVGFFRLVPWFILGFLALSVLRSLDIVPATVIGPLAAITGFLTVVSMAALGLGVDVRVLATVGGRVTAAVTLSLMLLLAISIGLVHLFN; from the coding sequence GTGCCGCAGGACGAGGAATTTTCCGCCCCAGGAAATGGGCCGGCCAACAGCTTCAGCCGTCTTGCAGCGCTCATTCCCGGCGTTCTCCTTTGCATCGTCGTCGCCGGCGTCTCGGCAGCCCTGGAAATTGCAGAACGGCGCCTGTTCGCGCACCCCTATGTGGAGGCGCTGGTACTGGCGATCCTGCTCGGCATGGCCGTGCGCAGTTTCTGGAATCCGTCCGAGCGCTGGCAGGCCGGCATCGCCTTCAGCGCCAAGCAGCTGCTCGAGGTGGCCGTGATGCTGCTCGGTGCGTCCATCAGCTTTGCCGCGATCGCGGCGTCCGGCGCTGCCTTGCTCGGCGCGATTGCTGCGACCGTCGTCGTGACCCTGGGCCTCAGCTTCGGCGTCGGCCGCATGCTCGACCTGTCGACGCGGCTCTCGATCCTGATCGCCTGCGGCAACTCCATCTGCGGCAATTCGGCGATTGCAGCGGTCGCGCCGGTCATCGGCGCCGATGGTGACGAAATCGCATCCTCGATCTCCTTCACCGCGATACTCGGCGTGATGATGGTGTTGGGGCTGCCGCTGCTCATTCCACTTCTGCAATTGTCGGCGACGCAATACGGAATTCTCGCCGGCCTCACGGTCTACGCTGTCCCGCAAGTGCTTGCCGCAACGGTGCCTGCCGGGCTCGTGAGCACGCAGATCGGCACGCTGGTGAAGTTGATGCGCGTATTGATGCTGGGGCCGATCGTGGTGGGGCTTTCGTTGCTCGCTCCGCGTCTGCGCGGCGGAGCGCACGGCAAGACAACGGTCGGCTTCTTCCGGCTTGTGCCCTGGTTCATTCTCGGCTTTCTCGCGCTTTCCGTTCTGCGCTCGCTCGATATCGTACCCGCAACGGTGATCGGTCCGCTGGCTGCGATCACCGGCTTTCTCACGGTCGTGTCGATGGCGGCACTCGGTCTCGGCGTCGACGTTCGGGTTCTTGCCACCGTCGGCGGCAGGGTGACGGCGGCCGTGACGCTGTCGCTGATGCTCCTGCTTGCGATCAGCATCGGCCTGGTTCATCTGTTCAACTGA
- a CDS encoding LysR family transcriptional regulator encodes MSLNLHLLRLFTTVVRTGSFSRAADALHISQPAISKGVRDFELQVGCRLLDRTPKGVRPTREGKALVRHAETLFAAERAAEDELLSLRNLDSGSLRIGASTTIATYMISDYLGTFHRKYPGIDLHLVIANTRDIADLMLAHDIEIALAEGPVEDDELESHAWRTDVMSLIVDARHRFAAAERGIDGAALGDEVLIVREPGSGSREVVAQALAAGGIEPRRTLEIGSTEAIKQAVAAGLGVAIVSSATISDQVTLGRLKVVPMRDLQIERTLWQLKVPGRIEIPAATAFERLIWQDKRVAEVA; translated from the coding sequence ATGTCCTTAAACCTGCATCTGCTGCGCCTGTTCACGACGGTGGTGAGAACCGGAAGCTTCTCGCGCGCAGCCGACGCCCTCCATATCAGCCAGCCCGCGATCTCCAAGGGGGTGCGGGATTTCGAGCTTCAGGTCGGCTGCCGCCTGCTCGACCGGACGCCAAAGGGCGTGCGGCCGACGCGGGAGGGAAAGGCGCTGGTGCGGCATGCGGAGACGCTGTTTGCGGCCGAGCGCGCAGCGGAGGACGAATTGTTGTCGCTGCGCAATCTCGACAGCGGATCGCTGCGCATCGGCGCATCCACCACGATCGCGACCTACATGATATCGGACTATCTCGGGACGTTTCACCGAAAATACCCCGGGATCGACCTGCATCTCGTAATCGCGAATACCAGGGACATCGCCGATCTCATGCTGGCGCATGATATCGAGATCGCGCTGGCCGAAGGTCCGGTCGAAGATGACGAACTCGAGAGCCATGCCTGGCGCACCGACGTGATGAGCCTGATCGTCGATGCGCGGCACCGCTTCGCGGCGGCCGAACGCGGGATCGACGGCGCAGCGCTTGGCGACGAAGTCCTGATCGTGCGCGAGCCCGGTTCCGGATCGCGCGAAGTGGTGGCGCAGGCGCTGGCTGCCGGGGGCATTGAACCCCGGCGGACGCTGGAGATCGGCAGCACCGAGGCGATCAAGCAGGCGGTAGCCGCCGGCCTCGGCGTCGCCATCGTCTCCAGCGCCACGATTTCCGATCAGGTCACGCTCGGCCGGCTCAAGGTCGTGCCGATGCGCGACCTGCAGATCGAGCGCACGCTGTGGCAATTGAAGGTACCCGGGCGAATAGAAATTCCCGCGGCGACCGCGTTCGAGCGGCTGATCTGGCAGGACAAGCGCGTTGCGGAGGTAGCTTAG
- a CDS encoding adenosine-specific kinase produces the protein MELTVVPIVKPDDANFIFGQSHFIKTVEDLHEALVGAVPRIRFGLAFCEASGKRLVRWSGNDEASLTLARNNALAIGAGHTFLIFLGDGFFPVNVLAAVRAVPEVCRIYCATANPTQVIVAQTELGRGVLGVVDGASPLGVETDVDIAWRKDLLRKIGYKL, from the coding sequence ATGGAACTCACCGTGGTGCCCATCGTCAAGCCGGACGACGCCAACTTCATCTTCGGCCAGTCGCATTTCATCAAGACCGTGGAAGACCTCCACGAGGCGCTGGTGGGCGCGGTTCCGCGCATCCGCTTCGGGCTGGCCTTCTGCGAGGCCTCCGGTAAGCGGCTGGTGCGCTGGTCGGGTAATGACGAAGCCTCACTCACCCTCGCACGCAACAACGCATTGGCCATCGGCGCCGGCCACACTTTCCTGATCTTCCTGGGCGACGGGTTCTTTCCCGTCAACGTGCTGGCTGCGGTGCGCGCAGTGCCGGAGGTCTGCCGCATCTATTGCGCGACGGCCAACCCGACGCAGGTGATCGTCGCACAAACGGAGCTGGGCCGCGGCGTGCTCGGCGTAGTCGATGGCGCCTCGCCGCTGGGTGTCGAAACCGACGTCGACATTGCGTGGCGGAAAGACCTACTGCGCAAGATCGGCTACAAGCTGTAG
- a CDS encoding Rieske (2Fe-2S) protein has protein sequence MDMPSKEFALAGSLEELKIKGQLVVHGGHRPILVIYDRGRVFALDNRCPHMGFPLERGSVEDGILTCHWHHARFDLESGCTFDLWADDVPICPVEVRNGNVWVKTTFTHADPAAHWHQRLANGLAHDLGLVIAKAVHGQLAAGVPQAEIVREVALFGAQNRDGWGVGLTILTALANILPVLPEEEAFLALFHGARRVAADCDGEAPRRERAPLGSRPDPAALKRWLRRWTNVRHREAAERTLLTAIAAGFSPAELADALFAAETERAFADTGHSLDFINKAFECLDLVGWQHAAALLPTVVGQMVAARGAEESTAWRQPVDLVALCEESTSELANLFGAGRGSRDWSGHAALAQELLGDDPARIVDALKEAIRAGAAPADLGQSLAYAAALRVARFGNANEHADWATAHHVFTYANAVHQMLRRIGTANIDTHVTAVRGVLHGAMALYLARYLNVPPARIPGDGGERLDDLPADPETIGAALLDAFDRQRQVDLAARLVARHLTLGHSPQALIATLAHAVLREDAGFHAYQMLEAGVRQFGAWGDTDEGRHILIAVARYLAAHSPTERASLQTADIARRLMRGGELHQEVGSS, from the coding sequence ATGGACATGCCTAGCAAGGAATTTGCGCTGGCGGGCAGCCTTGAGGAGTTGAAGATCAAGGGGCAGCTCGTCGTGCACGGTGGCCATCGTCCGATTCTTGTCATCTACGACCGCGGGCGCGTCTTCGCCCTCGACAATCGGTGCCCGCACATGGGCTTCCCGCTCGAGCGCGGCAGCGTCGAGGACGGCATCTTGACCTGTCACTGGCACCACGCTCGCTTCGATCTCGAAAGCGGCTGCACCTTCGACCTCTGGGCGGACGACGTACCGATCTGCCCGGTCGAGGTGCGCAATGGTAACGTCTGGGTGAAGACCACGTTCACTCATGCCGATCCCGCCGCGCACTGGCATCAGCGGCTTGCGAACGGCCTCGCCCACGATCTCGGCCTCGTCATTGCCAAGGCCGTGCATGGTCAGCTCGCGGCCGGCGTACCGCAGGCCGAAATCGTACGGGAGGTGGCGCTGTTCGGGGCGCAAAACCGCGACGGCTGGGGCGTGGGTCTTACGATCCTTACGGCACTCGCCAATATCCTGCCTGTGCTGCCGGAGGAGGAAGCCTTTCTCGCTCTATTCCACGGCGCACGCCGCGTGGCGGCGGACTGCGACGGCGAGGCACCGCGGCGGGAACGCGCGCCGCTTGGCAGCCGGCCGGATCCGGCCGCGCTCAAACGCTGGCTGCGGCGTTGGACAAACGTGCGCCATCGCGAGGCGGCCGAGCGCACCCTGCTCACGGCGATTGCGGCCGGCTTCTCCCCGGCTGAACTCGCTGATGCCCTGTTCGCCGCCGAGACCGAGCGGGCTTTCGCCGACACCGGGCACTCGCTCGACTTCATCAACAAGGCGTTCGAGTGCCTCGACCTGGTCGGTTGGCAACACGCGGCGGCTCTGCTGCCGACTGTCGTCGGTCAGATGGTAGCGGCCCGTGGCGCCGAGGAATCGACGGCCTGGCGCCAGCCCGTTGACCTTGTTGCGTTGTGTGAGGAATCAACCAGCGAACTCGCGAACCTGTTCGGTGCCGGACGCGGCTCGCGTGACTGGTCGGGCCACGCCGCACTTGCTCAAGAGCTGCTTGGTGACGATCCGGCCAGGATCGTTGACGCACTCAAGGAGGCGATCCGCGCCGGTGCGGCTCCTGCTGACCTTGGCCAATCCCTCGCGTACGCGGCAGCGCTCAGGGTGGCGCGCTTCGGCAATGCCAACGAGCACGCCGACTGGGCGACGGCGCATCACGTCTTCACCTACGCCAACGCAGTCCACCAGATGCTGAGGCGCATCGGGACTGCCAACATCGACACTCACGTCACGGCCGTCCGCGGCGTATTGCACGGAGCGATGGCGCTCTACCTTGCTCGCTATCTCAATGTGCCGCCGGCGCGCATCCCGGGCGACGGCGGCGAGCGGCTCGATGATCTGCCCGCGGATCCAGAGACGATCGGCGCCGCCTTGCTCGACGCCTTCGACCGGCAGAGACAGGTCGATCTCGCCGCACGTCTGGTGGCACGGCATCTCACGCTCGGCCATTCGCCGCAGGCGCTGATCGCCACGCTCGCGCATGCGGTGCTGCGCGAAGATGCAGGCTTCCATGCGTATCAGATGCTGGAGGCGGGAGTCCGGCAATTCGGCGCGTGGGGCGACACGGACGAGGGCCGGCACATCCTCATCGCGGTTGCCCGCTACCTGGCGGCCCATTCACCGACCGAACGCGCGTCGCTGCAGACAGCCGACATCGCCCGCCGCTTGATGCGGGGTGGCGAGCTACATCAAGAGGTTGGATCGTCCTGA